A stretch of Lactiplantibacillus brownii DNA encodes these proteins:
- a CDS encoding L-lactate permease, producing MIFVALAAIILPLILLGGFNLPATRGMSISAVVVIITGYFFWKLSPAVLGASILQALHKSLPILWILFGALLMLNSLRHTGAIDRINQGFKALSADMRLQTVLVAFLFGGLIEGVSGFGTPAMVTAPLLIALGFSPMAAVILALVADSTPAAFGAVGTPLTVGLSNVTEKASLLNQIGLRVTQLDLFVGALMPAVLILILILGFGPAEHRFKQWLNVLPWALLIGLVYSSIALLSAWLIGYEFISILAPLGTLIVAIVSIRQHWLLPAAVRETPWQVATAAAQPATTDPKTEMSLLKAWFPYLLVVVLLLTTRVWQPLKNFLTNTLNLSWEHILGFKTISSDWEFLYSPGTILALAAIIGLLVQARSLKPLAPTAKKVVSSMGGTALALIVTLIMVQVFTNSGLNAGKLPSMPMYIAKFVAKYLAGIWIIIAPFLGELGSFVTGSATVSTLTFAQIQADIASNAQLNQPIVLPAQLIGAAAGNMICVHNIVAVSSVVGLNGQEGAILRQTILPALGYAALIGLAGLVLMTLV from the coding sequence ATGATTTTTGTTGCGTTAGCCGCAATTATTTTACCGTTAATCCTACTTGGCGGGTTCAATCTGCCAGCCACCCGTGGCATGAGTATTAGTGCTGTCGTGGTCATCATCACCGGTTATTTCTTTTGGAAATTGTCGCCAGCTGTACTGGGGGCTTCCATCCTTCAAGCCTTGCACAAATCCTTACCAATTTTATGGATTTTATTTGGGGCACTTTTAATGTTAAATAGTCTCCGGCATACGGGCGCCATTGATCGTATCAACCAAGGCTTCAAAGCACTTTCCGCCGACATGCGCCTTCAAACGGTCCTAGTCGCCTTTCTGTTTGGCGGCTTGATCGAAGGGGTTTCTGGATTTGGGACGCCGGCGATGGTCACCGCACCGTTACTCATTGCACTAGGCTTCTCCCCCATGGCTGCCGTTATTTTGGCCCTGGTCGCGGATTCAACGCCCGCGGCATTTGGCGCCGTCGGGACACCTTTAACGGTCGGGCTGAGTAACGTCACCGAAAAAGCTAGTTTGTTAAATCAAATCGGCTTACGGGTGACGCAACTTGATCTATTTGTCGGGGCCCTCATGCCAGCGGTATTGATTCTCATCTTGATTCTAGGCTTTGGTCCAGCCGAGCATCGTTTCAAACAATGGCTGAACGTCCTGCCATGGGCCTTATTAATTGGCTTGGTTTACAGTAGTATTGCGCTATTGAGTGCTTGGCTGATTGGTTATGAGTTTATTTCCATTCTGGCACCACTTGGCACCCTAATCGTCGCAATTGTCAGCATCCGTCAGCATTGGTTGCTACCCGCAGCCGTCCGCGAAACGCCTTGGCAAGTCGCCACGGCAGCCGCCCAACCGGCGACAACTGACCCTAAAACCGAAATGTCTCTGCTCAAAGCTTGGTTTCCCTACTTACTGGTCGTGGTCTTGCTACTCACAACGCGTGTTTGGCAGCCACTAAAGAATTTTCTGACCAATACGTTGAATCTATCTTGGGAACATATTTTAGGCTTCAAAACGATTAGTTCCGATTGGGAGTTCCTGTATTCGCCGGGTACGATATTAGCCTTAGCCGCCATCATTGGGTTACTCGTTCAGGCCAGATCCTTAAAGCCCTTAGCTCCGACGGCAAAAAAAGTCGTTAGTTCAATGGGTGGCACGGCCCTTGCGTTGATCGTGACCCTGATCATGGTTCAAGTCTTTACCAACTCCGGGCTTAATGCCGGCAAGTTACCAAGTATGCCAATGTATATCGCCAAGTTTGTGGCTAAATATTTGGCCGGCATCTGGATCATTATCGCCCCATTCTTAGGCGAACTAGGCTCCTTCGTCACAGGAAGCGCCACGGTCTCAACTTTAACTTTTGCCCAAATTCAGGCCGACATTGCAAGCAACGCTCAATTAAACCAACCCATCGTATTACCGGCACAATTAATTGGGGCGGCCGCCGGAAATATGATCTGCGTCCATAATATTGTCGCAGTCAGCTCGGTCGTTGGCTTGAATGGTCAAGAAGGCGCGATTCTACGACAAACCATTCTGCCAGCACTGGGTTATGCGGCACTGATTGGCTTAGCCGGCTTAGTTTTAATGACCTTGGTCTAA
- a CDS encoding MarR family winged helix-turn-helix transcriptional regulator has translation MRKLEDHFCFLMYVTSRAIQRAYQPELAAQGLTYPQYLVLVLLDEHPDLTVKSVGNWLDLSTGTVTPLLKRMDEEGLITRQRSQADERQVSVNLTVAGRKKRATVSEVPELLLDRGELSDEEWQTLSHLTHKLMMNLKS, from the coding sequence ATGCGTAAATTAGAAGACCACTTTTGCTTTTTAATGTATGTTACATCCCGCGCCATTCAACGGGCCTATCAGCCTGAATTGGCCGCGCAAGGATTAACTTACCCGCAGTATCTTGTTTTAGTTTTGTTAGATGAACACCCTGATTTAACCGTTAAATCAGTTGGAAATTGGTTAGATCTAAGTACTGGCACCGTGACACCATTACTTAAACGAATGGACGAAGAAGGTTTAATCACGCGTCAACGTAGTCAAGCAGATGAACGGCAAGTTAGTGTTAATTTGACCGTTGCTGGCCGAAAAAAGCGTGCGACCGTCAGTGAAGTACCAGAATTGCTATTGGATCGTGGTGAGTTAAGTGATGAAGAGTGGCAAACACTAAGTCATTTAACACACAAGTTAATGATGAATCTCAAAAGTTAA
- a CDS encoding IspD/TarI family cytidylyltransferase, with amino-acid sequence MIYAQILAGGKGTRMGNVPMPKQFLSLADKPILIHTIEKFVLESRFTAILVACPQDWLSHTQDLIKKYITDDRVQVVIGGAERNETLMNGIAYIHEHYGEHDDDIIVTHDAVRPFVTGRIINDNIEAALKHAAVDTVVAAIDTIVQGTSEEIETIPLRSTMFQGQTPQSFNIKTLVSSYNSLSNQQRATLSDACKIVLLAGHTIKEVRGENFNFKITTPYDLRVANALVERRG; translated from the coding sequence ATGATCTATGCACAAATTTTAGCCGGAGGTAAAGGGACTCGTATGGGAAATGTGCCCATGCCAAAACAATTTTTATCATTGGCTGACAAACCAATCTTGATTCATACGATTGAAAAATTTGTCTTGGAGAGTCGTTTTACGGCAATTCTGGTGGCTTGTCCCCAAGATTGGCTGAGCCATACTCAAGATTTGATCAAAAAATATATTACTGATGATCGTGTTCAGGTGGTCATCGGCGGTGCTGAACGCAACGAAACTTTGATGAACGGCATTGCATATATTCATGAACACTATGGTGAACATGATGATGACATTATCGTCACACATGATGCCGTGCGGCCATTCGTTACCGGACGGATTATTAACGATAACATCGAAGCCGCTTTAAAACATGCGGCGGTCGATACGGTTGTCGCAGCAATTGATACCATTGTGCAAGGCACCTCTGAGGAGATTGAAACAATTCCACTGCGATCAACGATGTTTCAGGGCCAGACGCCTCAAAGTTTCAATATTAAAACATTAGTTAGTTCGTACAATAGTTTATCTAACCAGCAACGGGCGACCTTATCCGATGCTTGTAAAATCGTTTTGCTAGCTGGACATACCATTAAAGAAGTGCGTGGCGAAAACTTTAATTTCAAAATTACGACACCCTATGATTTACGCGTCGCGAATGCCTTAGTTGAAAGGAGGGGCTAA
- a CDS encoding ribitol-5-phosphate dehydrogenase: MLNQVYRLVAARQFEVQTVAETVTANDLVIRPRFLSICHADQRYFTGNRPQAILKQKLAMALIHEGVGEVVEDPQGDFKPGTLVTMIPNTPAEKDPIIEENYLPTSKFRSSGYDGFMQEYVCLARDRVLKLPENFDPQMSAFIEMISVGVQGLSQLENVMDADNKVIGIWGDGNLGYITAVLVKQLFPTSQLIIFGRHQSKLTYFSFSDQTYLVDEIPAGLQISQAIECTGGRGSEQAIAQIIAHLRPMGTAILMGVSEDPVGIDTRDVLAKGITLRGTSRSGRQDFEKAIDILAASPVTRERLQNLIGYTCQVHTIQDIINFFEHNLTNYWGKAVMEWDV, translated from the coding sequence ATGCTCAACCAAGTTTATCGTTTAGTTGCCGCACGCCAATTTGAAGTACAGACCGTCGCCGAGACGGTGACTGCCAATGATCTAGTCATTCGGCCACGTTTCTTGTCGATTTGTCATGCAGATCAACGTTACTTCACTGGTAATCGGCCACAAGCAATCTTAAAACAGAAGTTGGCTATGGCCTTGATTCACGAAGGCGTTGGTGAAGTCGTTGAAGACCCACAGGGGGACTTTAAACCCGGCACACTGGTCACCATGATTCCCAATACACCTGCGGAAAAAGATCCCATCATTGAAGAAAACTATTTACCAACTTCAAAATTCAGATCCAGTGGCTATGACGGGTTTATGCAAGAATACGTCTGTCTGGCCCGTGATCGTGTCTTAAAATTACCAGAAAATTTCGATCCACAGATGTCAGCGTTTATTGAAATGATTTCAGTCGGCGTTCAAGGCTTGAGTCAGCTGGAAAATGTCATGGACGCGGATAACAAAGTTATTGGTATCTGGGGCGATGGTAATTTGGGCTACATCACTGCGGTACTCGTCAAGCAGCTTTTCCCGACCAGCCAGTTAATCATCTTCGGCCGGCACCAATCAAAATTAACTTACTTCTCATTTTCAGATCAAACTTATTTAGTCGACGAAATCCCGGCTGGACTACAGATCAGTCAAGCAATTGAATGTACCGGTGGTCGTGGCAGTGAACAAGCTATTGCTCAAATCATTGCACACTTACGACCCATGGGTACGGCGATTCTGATGGGTGTTTCAGAAGATCCAGTGGGAATCGATACACGTGATGTTTTAGCGAAAGGTATTACGTTACGGGGCACTAGTCGTAGTGGCCGGCAAGACTTTGAAAAGGCGATTGATATCTTAGCCGCCAGTCCTGTGACTCGTGAACGGTTGCAGAATCTGATTGGTTATACTTGTCAGGTCCATACGATTCAAGACATTATTAATTTTTTTGAGCACAATCTTACCAATTATTGGGGTAAGGCGGTGATGGAATGGGACGTTTAA